In the Streptomyces sp. 3214.6 genome, GTCGTCGTTGCGTCGGACAGGGTTCGACGTCTGCCCTGGGGATGGTTCGCCGTCCTGGCTGCCCTGCCTGTCCTGGCTCTCGGCGTCATCAAGGGGTCTGTTTGGACGGTGCACCACTACTTCTGGGTGGATCTAGCCATCGCTCCCGCCATGACGATGCTGATTGCCGCGGTTGCCACCGGCAGACCCGCGATCCTCGTCCGGCTCCTGACCACGCGGCCCGTTCAGAGTCTCGGTAACTTCTCCTACAGCCTCTACCTGATCCATCTGCCGATCGTCATGGCGGTCATTCGCCGAGTGGCCCCGCACTTCGTATCGCCCGGCCTGCCCACTTTCTGGTTCACGCTTATCGTGGCCCTGCCGCTTTCGGTGCTTGGGGCACGGCTTTTCTCCCGGATCTTCGAGATTCCCTTCAAGGGGAACAGGTCCTGGAACTCAATGATCGCGCTGGGACGGTCCCGTCGGACCGGTAGGAGTGCGCAAGACCTTCAACGGCTTTGATGCTCCGGTTCGGTTTTGTTACCTACCCATCCGGCAGATTCGTCGACTGAGCGTCGGTAGGGGCTGCGCCGGGCGGTTGCCTGGTGGCGTCCTTGCCCGTCGGACCAGTGCGGCAGCCTGGCCGCAGACTTGGCCGGTGAGGTGCTGACGGGTGGCTTCCCCCTGTCCACGACCGACGCGTCCGACTTCGCCACCGCCAAGATGGTCTAGGGGAAGACTCCCGCCGGCGCCCTGGCCGCCGAAGTGCATCATCGCCCCCCACCTCGGCGGCGCGGCCTCGACGCGTGTGACCACGCCGTCGACCAATGGCTGGCGGGTGCTGGAGTTCGCCTACGCCACCTCCACCACTGGCCGCAGGCTCGGCCTTCGGCGGCTGTGACGGACAGGTTAAGGGAATGGCCTATCCGCCCGTCGGCTCGGGGCCGGCCGCCAACGGGTGGTGGCGCAACACATCTACGACGACTCCGGCCGCCTGCATGAACATTAGGACCCGCAGACCCCCCGTGATGTTCTCCGCGGTTCCGTAAATGGTCTCTCGGTGAGCGCATGACAAAAGGGGCGTTAATGCTCAACCTTGTGGAATTTGTGGAGTAAACGTGAAGTATTTCACGCCTAACTTCCCTCGGTTGGCGGATCTTGTGGACTTTGTCCGCTTGTGAGTCCCTGGTTAACAGGCTGGTGGTCCCCGTATGTTGCGGCCTGACCGTTTGATCGAAGACATCCAGGCGCAGCTCAACGCAGCTTGGTGGGGGAGCAGTTCAAATGAATATGTACGGGGGGAGACGCCGGCTGCGCGCAGCCGGCGTGGTGCTCTCCGCTGCCATCGTGCTGGCGGCGAGTGCATCCGGCGGCGCCCTGGCGGCGACCGGTGAGAGAGCGGCCGACACGCCGGCCGCGAAGTCCGGCGAGTCTGCAAAGTCCGCCGGCACCGCCGCGGCCGACGGGTCGGCCACGGCCGCCGGAGCCGACGGAGCGGGCGGGGGCGAAGACGCCAAGGCGCTGGCGAAGGCCGCGCGCACGGGCAAGCCCGTGGAGATCACCTCGATGCGAGGTGAGAGCAGCGAGGTGTACGCCACGCCCGAGGGGCACCTGGAGGCGCGGGAGCATCTGCGTCCGGTGCGCACCCGGGTGGACGGGGCGTGGCGGGCCATCGACACCACGCTGGCCCGCGGCGCGAACGGAACGGTGGCGCCCAAGGCGACGACGGTCGGTCTGACGTTCTCGGGCGGCGGTTCGGCCCCATTGGTGCGGATGATGAAGAACGGCCGTGAACTGGCGCTGTCCTGGCCCGGAAACCTGCCCTCACCGGAGCTGAAGGGGAACACCGTCACGTACCCGAACGTGCTGCCAGGCGTCGACCTGCGGATGACAGCGCAACAGGACGGTTTCACCCAGCTCCTGGTCGTCAAGTCGGCCGAAGCAGCGGCGAGTTCGGAACTGAGTGCCCTGCGTCTGAAGCTGGACGCTGACGGCATGCGGGTCGAGGAGACCCGTGACGGCGGTCTGGCGGCGATCGACAAGGGTGCCGGAAGCGCGGTCTTCGAGGCCCCTCGCCCCGTGATGTGGGACTCGAGCACCAAGGCGCGCGATACCGCGACGCCCTCGCAGTCCACCACCGGAAAAGCCAAGGCGTCGCCTGGCAACTCGAAGCGCTCGGCGGCCGCGGCCGCAGGCACCGACGCCACGACGGCTCCAACCGCCTCCGGCACCAATGCCTCGGCCGCGCCTGCCGCCCCTCCCGCCTCCGCGGCCGCAGGCCCCGCTGTCTCTGACGCGGATGAGGCCGATGACTCCGAAACCGTGGCAGCGGAGTCCGCGAACATGGCGCCGGTCGGGGTGGACGTCCCCGCCGCGCAGGACGCGCTGGTGCTGACGCCGGACCAAGATGTACTCAAGGGCAAGGACACGGTGTATCCCGTGTTCATCGACCCCCAGTGGTACTCCCCGAAGGCCTCGGCGTGGACGATGGCCTCCAAGTACTGGGCGTCGTCGCCGCAGTGGAAGTTCAACGGCGACCCGGACGCGGGCCTCGGCTACTGCAACTGGTCCTACTGCGCGCCGAACGACACCAAGCGGCTCTTCTACCGCATCCCGACGTCGAAGTTCGCCGACCGGACCGTGCTGCAGGCGGAGTTCGTGGTCCGCAACACCTGGTCGGCGTCCTGTTCGGCCCGGAGCGTGGAGCTGTGGCGCACCAAAGACATCTCCTCCTCGACGACGTGGAACTCGCAGAACGCGTCCGGCTTCTGGATCGATCACCTCAGGAGCGCGTCCTTCGCTTATGGGTACACCGGCTGCGCGGCGAAAGACGCGGAGTTCGACGTGAAGTCCGCGGTGCAGCAGGCGGCGGACAAGAAGTGGTCGACGATGACCTTCGGCATGAAGGCCGCGAGCGAGACCGACGGATACGCGTGGAAGCGGTTCTCGGACGACGCCTATCTGCGAGTGCAATACAACCGTCCGCCGCCGCAGGTCAAGACGTCGCAGCTGACGATGGAGTACGGCGGATCGTGCAAGGCTGCCGCCGGCGCCGCGCGGGTGCGCACCCTGGGCAAGATTTACGCGAACGACGTCACCGACCCCGACGGCGACACTGTCTCCGTACAGTTCGCGGCCAGCTGGGACACCGGTGACGGCAAGGGCGTGATCACCCGCTGGAAGGCTGCTCTGACGACGGCGAAGAAGTCCGGATCCGACTTCGTGATCACCCTGCCGTCCTCGATCCCCACCAACAAGACGGTGAACTGGTACGTCCGCTCCTACGACGGCGCCCAGTACTCCCCGTGGTCGTCCACGGGCGCCACCGGCTGCTACTTCGTGTACGACACCAGCGTGCCGAAGGCGCCTGCCATCGCCTCCGCCATTTACCCGGCGTCGAACCCCGAGGACCCCGAGGACCCCTGGTACGACGGAGTGGGCCAGTACGGCAACTTCGTGATCACCGGCGCCGTCTCCGACGTGACGAAGTACTGGTTCGGCCTCAACGGCGACCCGGTCTCCGCCAACACCGTCACCACCTCGGGCGGAGCGGCCAAGACCGTGCCCGTACTGCCGCTCAAGCCGGGCCTCAACACCTTCACCGCACGGTCCTTCGACACCGCCGGCAACGCCTCCGAGATCCGCACCTACCAGTTCCGGGTCAAGTCGGGACAGCTGGAGCGCGCCGACTGGTCGATGGACGAGGCGGCCGGCGCCACCCAGGCGGCGGGCACCGCACCCGAACAGACCGCCCCCCTGCACGGCGGCCCGACGCCGGGCGTGGAGGGCAAGTTCGGCAAGGCGGTGCAGTTCGACGGCGTCGACGACTACGCCGCCACCGACATCGCCACCATCAACACCGACGTCAGCTTCTCGGTGTCCGCCTGGGTGAAGCTGTCCGCCATGCCGTCCGGGTCGGCGGTCGTCGCCTCCCAGCGGGGCAACAACAAGCCGGGCTTCGAGCTGTCCTACTCCAAGAGCAACGACCGCTGGGTGTACACCCAGTACGGTGCCGACACCGCCACCGGCGCCCCCGTCCAGGCCATGCAGGCCGCAGCGGGAGGAGTCAAAGCGGGCGAGTGGACCCATCTGGTCGGCATCTACTCCGCCAGTGAGAAGCTGCTGAAGCTGTACGTCAACGGCGCGTCGGCCGGAACCGCGGCCTTCAGCACGCCATGGAACGCACGGCGCGGCATGGTGATCGGAGCCGGCCTCCCCGGCGGCGCGCCCGCTTCGTTCTTCCCCGGCGCCATCGACGAGGTGAAGACCTTCGAGAAGCCGCTGACGACCGCCGAGGTGTCGAGCCTCTACAGCTCGAACACGAGCGGCGGCCGCCCGGCCCGCATGGTGTTTCACATGGAGGACACCGCCGAGGCGACCGCGCTGAGCGGCCGGGCGGATGTGAACCCCGCGGTCCTCAAGGGCGGCGCCACGACCGGAGCCGCCGGGGTGGACGGCAACGCACTGACCCTGGACGGCACCGACGATTACGCCATCACGGGCAGCCCGCACGTCAACACCTCGTACAGCTTCGCCGTATCGGCCTGGGTGAAGCTGTCGAAGACCAAGCCGACCCATGCCGCGACCGTCGCCTCGCAGATCGGGAACGTGGTGACGGGGCCGGAGCTGTACTACTCCAGCTCCAATGACCGGTGGGCGTTCAACCAGCACAGCGCCGACACCGCCGACTCCACTGTGGCGCGGGCCATGCAGCCCACGGGCACGACTGCCTATGGCGGTGAGTGGACGCATCTGGTGGGCGTGCAGGACACCGTGGCCCACACGCTCTCGCTGTACGTCAACGGGACCCTGGCCGGCACCGCCGTCCTGCCCGCGACCTGGTACGCCGGAGGCGCGGTGCAGTTCGGCGCCAGCGCGTTCCAGGGCGTGCCCACCTCGTTCTTCCCCGGCCAGATCGACGACGTGCGGCTGTTCGACCGGCCGGTGTCGGCCGGTGAGGTGCAGCAGTTGTTCAAGCAGCGCGCGGTGGTCAAGGGCCGCTGGAAGTTCGAGACGGCCACCGGCACCCCGCTGACCTCCCCCGATGCCTCGGTCTCCGGCAACGCCATGACCCTCTACAACGGCGCCCAGGCCGGCTCGGGCGGGGTCGAAGCCGGCTCGGGCGGGGTCGACGGCACAGTCACCCTCGACGGCACGGACGACTACGCGGCAGCCTCCGTGGTTCCGGTCGACACCAGCGCCAGCTTCACCGTCAGCGCCTTCGTCCAGGCGGCCGCCACTCCGACGAGTCCGGTCACGGTCTTGAGTGCTCCGGGCGCCAAGAAGAGCGCGTTCGCGGTGCGGTACGAGCCCAGTGCCACTCCGGCCACCGATCCGGGCCGCTGGCGGATCGCCACGGCCGACTCCGACAGCGACTCGGCCGCCGTCTCCGACATCGGCAACGGCATGTTCTACAGCCCCACCGACTGGAACCACCTGGCACTGGTCTACGACGGCTTCTCCAAGGAGGTCCGCCTCTACGTCAACGGCGAGCTCCAGGAGACCGCCTGCGCCGACGCCGACGACGACGGGGTGCAGGACGACGCGAGCTGCACCGACACCGTCTCGTGGTCCGACGACGTGCTGACCTACAAGGCCGCCAAGACCCTGCAGCTCGGCCGGGACACCACCGGGACCACGTCCGGTCAGTACTTCCCCGGCTCGCTCTCCGACGTGTGGGTCTTCCAGGGCGCGCTGACCGAGACCCAGATCGACTACCTCGTCCTCGGCACGCCGGGCGTGGAGACCACCGTCCCCAGCGGCGACTGATCGGCCCAGCCACCCGGGAACGGGCAGGCCGCCACCGGCGGCCTGCCCGTTCCCCGGCCACCTGCTTCGCTCCGCCGTGCGCGGCCCCACGCTGCCCGCGGAGCACTCAACGGGAGGAACACGGACCCCCATGAAGACCAGACCACGAGCAAGAACAGCCAGGCCATGGCGCCGTATGGCGATGGCCACGGCCGCCGTGCTGACCGCGACCCTGCTCCAGGCGTCGGGCGTGCCCGCCGTCGCCCAGGGCTGGACCAAGCCCCCTCTGCCGCAGGCCGAGTCGCCGGTCGACGGAGGCCCGGCGGGCAAGGCGGTGCCCCGCAAGGTGACCAAGGGCCCTCGCACGCCCGCCGAGGCGCCGGCCACCGGCTGGCCGAAGGCGAGCGCGATGGCGGTGACGCTGCGGCCGGAGACGACCCGGGTCAAGGGTCTGCCGCTGACCCTGGACACCAAGGTCAAGAAGTCCGCGGACGCGGCCACCGGCACCTACACCGTGGGCACGCTGTCCCGCGCGGCGGCGCGGAAGACCGGCGCCGACGGGCCGGTCTTCACCCTGACTCCCCGCCAGGGCGGCACGCAGCGCGCCGGCACGGTGCGCGCCGCGCTGGACTACTCCTCGTTCGCCGGCCTGTACGGCGGCGGCTACGCGGACCGGCTGACCCTGGTCCGGCTGCCCGCCTGCGCGCTGACGACTCCGCAGAAGGCACAGTGCCGTACGGCGCAGCCGGTGGAGACTGTCAACGACACCGAGAAGCAGACCCTGACCGCGAAGTCGCTTACTCTGAGCGCGAGTTCGGCGACCGTGCTGGCGGCGACCGCCTCGTCGGGCAGTGACCGGGGCGATTACAAGGCCACGTCCCTGTCCGCTTCGTCGAGCTGGAACATGGATCTGAGCAGCGGCTCGTTCGCGTGGTCGTACGACATGGCGGTGCCGAAGGTGCCCGGCGGGCTGGCCCCGAAGGTCGGTCTGTCGTACTCCTCCGGCGGCATCGACGGCCGCACGGGAAACACCAACAACCAGGCGTCGTGGGTCGGTGACGGCTTCGACCTGTCGCCGGGCTTCATCGAGCGCAGCTACAAGGGGTGCGCGGACGACGGCGTCACCAACGCCGACGGCAACAAGCCGGGCGACCTGTGCTGGGCGTACGACAACGCCACGCTGTCGCTGAACGGTTCCGGCGGCGAGCTGGTGCCGAACGGCACCAACTCCTTCAAGCTGCAGAACGACAACGGCACGAAGATCGACCGGATCTACGGCTCGTCGTCCGACGTGCGCTCCAACGGCGCCCGCAACGACGAGTACTGGCGGGTGACGACGCCCGACGGCACGCAGTACTACTTCGGCTACAACCGGCTGCCCGGCTGGGCCAGCGGCAACGAGACCACCGACTCGGCGTGGACGGTGCCGGTCTTCGGCAACAACACCGACGAACCGTGCCACGCCGCTGCTTTCGCGGACTCCTGGTGCCAGCAGGGCTGGCGCTGGAACCTGGACTACGTCGTGGACCCGCACGGCAACGCCGTCGCCTACTACTACGACAAGGAGACCAATTCCTACGGCCGCAACCTGAAGGCGGCCGACGACACCCCGTACGTGCGCGGCGGCACCGTGGACCGCATCGAGTACGGCCTGAAGTCCACGGCCATGTACTCGGCGAAGCCGCTGGCGAAGGTGAACTTCACCAACAGCGAGCGGTGCATTCCCGACAGCAACACCGACTGCTCCTCGATCTCCAAGGACGCGTTCTACTGGTACGACACCCCGTGGGACCTGAACTGCACGGCGGGCACCGACTGTGACAACGGCCGGTTCTCCCCGGCGTTCTTCACCCGCAAGCGGCTGACGAGCGTCACCACCCAGGTCCTGGTGTCCGGTGCCTACAGCAACGTCGACGGCTGGAAGCTCGCCCACCGGTGGGGCATGGCCGACACCGACTACCAACTGCTGCTGGACTCCGTCCAGCACACCGGCTACGACGGCACGGCCTCGATCACCCTGCCGAAGGTCACCTTCGCCTACACGCAGCTCGCCAACCGGCTCGACAAGATCGGTGACGGCTACGCGCCGTACATCAAGGCCCGGCTGTCCTCCGTCGCGGACGAGTCGGGCGGTCAGATCGACGTCGGCTACTCGGCGCCGGTCTGTGACGCCGCCGCGCTGCCCACCCCGGAGACCAACACCACCCGGTGCTTCCCGCAGTACATCGGCGGCAGTGCGACCGACGACCCGGACCGGCAGTGGTTCAACAAGTACGTGGTGGACACGGTCACTTCGACGGACCGCACGGGCGGCGCCCCGGACCAGGTCACCATGTACGACTACCTGGACGGCGCGGCCTGGCACTATGACGATGACGACGGGATGACCAAGGAGAAGTCCAAGACCTGGTCGCAGTGGCGCGGTTACGGCCACGTCCGGGTGCGCACCGGCGGCCAGGGCGGCGCGTCGGCGATGAAGACGCAGAGTGACTCCTACTTCCTGCGCGGCATGGACGGCGACCGCAAGACGACCTCCGGCGGCACCAAGCGCGTCTCGGTCACCCTCGATGCGGGTGAGGGCGATGCGATCACCGACCACGAGTCGCAGGCCGGCTTCACCTACAAGACGGTCAAGTACTCGGGTCCCGGCGGCAAGGTGCTGTCCAAGTCGGTGAACCGTCCCTGGTACAAGGAGACCGCGAAGAAGGTCCGCACCTGGGGCACCGTCACCGCCAACCTCACCGGCAACGCCTCCAGCAAGTCGTGGACCTCGCTGGACGACGGCGCCGGCGCCAAGTGGCAGACGACCGCGACGTCCGACACCCATGACGCCACGACGGGCCTGGTGACCCAGACCGAGGATCTGGGCGACACGACGACCGCGGCCGACGACCAGTGCACGCGCACCACCTACGTCGCCGGCAGCGTTCCCGTGCAGGCCCCCTCCCGGGTCGAGACGGTCGCCAAGGCGTGCGACGCCGCCACCAGCCGCCCGGCCGACGTCATGTCCGACGTCCGCACCGCCTATGACGGCGGGGCGTACGGCGCCGCGGCGACGAAGGGCGACGCCACCAGGACCGCGAAGCTGAAGACGTACAGCGGCTCCAGCGCGGTCTATCTGGAGTCCACCTCCACCTACGACGGCTACGGAAGGGCGCTGACCACCAACGACCTGACCGCCGACGTCACCGTCACCTCCGCGGGCACGCTCACCCGGGCCGCCCGCACCGACGGCCGGACCACCACCACCGCCTACAACCCGACCACCGGATTCCCGACCAGCAGCACGGTGACGACCCCGCCCGCCACACCGGGGGACAGCTCCACCGCGCAGACGTCGACCACCACCTACGACCCCCTGCGCGGCCAGCCGCTGACCGAGACCGACACCAACGGCAAGGCCGTCACCACCGCGTACGACCCGCTGGGCCGCACCGCCAAGGTGTGGCTGGCGGACCGGCTCACGGGCCAGACCCCCAGCTACGAGTTCAGTTACACCATCACCGACGGCAAGCCGGTCGTCGTCGCCACGAAGACCATCGGCAACAACGGCGCCCAGGACACCGCCTACGCCTTCTACGACGGCTTCCTGCGGCCCCGCCAGACGCAGGCCCCCGGTCCGAACGGCAAAACCCTGCTGGCGGACACCTTCTACGACGAACGCGGCCTGACCGCCAAGGAGTTCGCCACCTACTACACCGACACCACCGCGCCCTCCACGACCCTGTTCAAGCCCGCGGACGCGCTGAGCGTCGAGACCCAGAACCGCTACACCTATGACGGTCTGGGCCGGGTGACCGAGTCGCGGCAGATCGCCGGCAACGGCGACGGAGGAGCGGTCCTCGGCGTCACGAAGACCATCTACGGCGGCGACCGCACCACGGTCATCCCGCCGGTCGGCGGCACCGCGCAGACCACCGTCACCGACGCCCGCGGCCACACGACCGAACTGCGCCTGCTGCACGCCCGCGACGCCGGCGCCCCCTACGACACCACCACCTACGGCTACAGCCCCCGCGGGGAACCGACAAAGGTCACCG is a window encoding:
- a CDS encoding LamG-like jellyroll fold domain-containing protein, with protein sequence MNMYGGRRRLRAAGVVLSAAIVLAASASGGALAATGERAADTPAAKSGESAKSAGTAAADGSATAAGADGAGGGEDAKALAKAARTGKPVEITSMRGESSEVYATPEGHLEAREHLRPVRTRVDGAWRAIDTTLARGANGTVAPKATTVGLTFSGGGSAPLVRMMKNGRELALSWPGNLPSPELKGNTVTYPNVLPGVDLRMTAQQDGFTQLLVVKSAEAAASSELSALRLKLDADGMRVEETRDGGLAAIDKGAGSAVFEAPRPVMWDSSTKARDTATPSQSTTGKAKASPGNSKRSAAAAAGTDATTAPTASGTNASAAPAAPPASAAAGPAVSDADEADDSETVAAESANMAPVGVDVPAAQDALVLTPDQDVLKGKDTVYPVFIDPQWYSPKASAWTMASKYWASSPQWKFNGDPDAGLGYCNWSYCAPNDTKRLFYRIPTSKFADRTVLQAEFVVRNTWSASCSARSVELWRTKDISSSTTWNSQNASGFWIDHLRSASFAYGYTGCAAKDAEFDVKSAVQQAADKKWSTMTFGMKAASETDGYAWKRFSDDAYLRVQYNRPPPQVKTSQLTMEYGGSCKAAAGAARVRTLGKIYANDVTDPDGDTVSVQFAASWDTGDGKGVITRWKAALTTAKKSGSDFVITLPSSIPTNKTVNWYVRSYDGAQYSPWSSTGATGCYFVYDTSVPKAPAIASAIYPASNPEDPEDPWYDGVGQYGNFVITGAVSDVTKYWFGLNGDPVSANTVTTSGGAAKTVPVLPLKPGLNTFTARSFDTAGNASEIRTYQFRVKSGQLERADWSMDEAAGATQAAGTAPEQTAPLHGGPTPGVEGKFGKAVQFDGVDDYAATDIATINTDVSFSVSAWVKLSAMPSGSAVVASQRGNNKPGFELSYSKSNDRWVYTQYGADTATGAPVQAMQAAAGGVKAGEWTHLVGIYSASEKLLKLYVNGASAGTAAFSTPWNARRGMVIGAGLPGGAPASFFPGAIDEVKTFEKPLTTAEVSSLYSSNTSGGRPARMVFHMEDTAEATALSGRADVNPAVLKGGATTGAAGVDGNALTLDGTDDYAITGSPHVNTSYSFAVSAWVKLSKTKPTHAATVASQIGNVVTGPELYYSSSNDRWAFNQHSADTADSTVARAMQPTGTTAYGGEWTHLVGVQDTVAHTLSLYVNGTLAGTAVLPATWYAGGAVQFGASAFQGVPTSFFPGQIDDVRLFDRPVSAGEVQQLFKQRAVVKGRWKFETATGTPLTSPDASVSGNAMTLYNGAQAGSGGVEAGSGGVDGTVTLDGTDDYAAASVVPVDTSASFTVSAFVQAAATPTSPVTVLSAPGAKKSAFAVRYEPSATPATDPGRWRIATADSDSDSAAVSDIGNGMFYSPTDWNHLALVYDGFSKEVRLYVNGELQETACADADDDGVQDDASCTDTVSWSDDVLTYKAAKTLQLGRDTTGTTSGQYFPGSLSDVWVFQGALTETQIDYLVLGTPGVETTVPSGD
- a CDS encoding polymorphic toxin-type HINT domain-containing protein; translation: MATAAVLTATLLQASGVPAVAQGWTKPPLPQAESPVDGGPAGKAVPRKVTKGPRTPAEAPATGWPKASAMAVTLRPETTRVKGLPLTLDTKVKKSADAATGTYTVGTLSRAAARKTGADGPVFTLTPRQGGTQRAGTVRAALDYSSFAGLYGGGYADRLTLVRLPACALTTPQKAQCRTAQPVETVNDTEKQTLTAKSLTLSASSATVLAATASSGSDRGDYKATSLSASSSWNMDLSSGSFAWSYDMAVPKVPGGLAPKVGLSYSSGGIDGRTGNTNNQASWVGDGFDLSPGFIERSYKGCADDGVTNADGNKPGDLCWAYDNATLSLNGSGGELVPNGTNSFKLQNDNGTKIDRIYGSSSDVRSNGARNDEYWRVTTPDGTQYYFGYNRLPGWASGNETTDSAWTVPVFGNNTDEPCHAAAFADSWCQQGWRWNLDYVVDPHGNAVAYYYDKETNSYGRNLKAADDTPYVRGGTVDRIEYGLKSTAMYSAKPLAKVNFTNSERCIPDSNTDCSSISKDAFYWYDTPWDLNCTAGTDCDNGRFSPAFFTRKRLTSVTTQVLVSGAYSNVDGWKLAHRWGMADTDYQLLLDSVQHTGYDGTASITLPKVTFAYTQLANRLDKIGDGYAPYIKARLSSVADESGGQIDVGYSAPVCDAAALPTPETNTTRCFPQYIGGSATDDPDRQWFNKYVVDTVTSTDRTGGAPDQVTMYDYLDGAAWHYDDDDGMTKEKSKTWSQWRGYGHVRVRTGGQGGASAMKTQSDSYFLRGMDGDRKTTSGGTKRVSVTLDAGEGDAITDHESQAGFTYKTVKYSGPGGKVLSKSVNRPWYKETAKKVRTWGTVTANLTGNASSKSWTSLDDGAGAKWQTTATSDTHDATTGLVTQTEDLGDTTTAADDQCTRTTYVAGSVPVQAPSRVETVAKACDAATSRPADVMSDVRTAYDGGAYGAAATKGDATRTAKLKTYSGSSAVYLESTSTYDGYGRALTTNDLTADVTVTSAGTLTRAARTDGRTTTTAYNPTTGFPTSSTVTTPPATPGDSSTAQTSTTTYDPLRGQPLTETDTNGKAVTTAYDPLGRTAKVWLADRLTGQTPSYEFSYTITDGKPVVVATKTIGNNGAQDTAYAFYDGFLRPRQTQAPGPNGKTLLADTFYDERGLTAKEFATYYTDTTAPSTTLFKPADALSVETQNRYTYDGLGRVTESRQIAGNGDGGAVLGVTKTIYGGDRTTVIPPVGGTAQTTVTDARGHTTELRLLHARDAGAPYDTTTYGYSPRGEPTKVTDPAGNAWTWTYDLMGRLTDTTDPDKGATHNEYDDRSQLTSTKDARGTVLAHVYDGLGRQTELRDTSATGALRAKWVYDTVSGAKGQLASSSRYVGTQEYKSSVVAYDRQYRPLRTSVTIPSAEGALAGTYLSTTSYNASGTVQGVGYPKAGDLAANNIVYTYEDGTLRPVKVSGPQNLTATTAYSYVGKPLQYSMAANGGKATLETNTYQWGTQRLATSRVDRQDITGVDQSNTYSYDEAGNVLSVSDTSRSGTDNQCFSYDYLGRLTEAWAQPTTGCATAPTSAVLGGPAPYWTSYSYDKVGNRLSETQHATTTDASDTKRSYHYPDPGAVRPHTLGSVDTTAGTVKSTDSFTYDDDGNTHTRLLGNGTSQTLEWDAEGHLAKVIQPVEGGSDKVTDYLYDADGTRLIGRTPTETTLYLGATEITLAKGATAAKGTRYFDVGGGHQAVQANDGSISFTLADHHGTAQLSVNATTQALTQRRTLPFGGLRGTEPATWTGTRGFVGGTTDTATGLTHLGAREYDPATGRFLSVDPLFTATDPQQMHGYTYANNNPLTHSDPAGTEIGSRPNSCEYSLANCSKSVQKEVGYDAKSGTTDYRRGNIYKRAHAAKKHWVATNTPVTNDIDKLADQYWSPRMNGEFTDDFWYNPVYESSTEGSACYGREGCRQAYLYVLHKGDDADVQTAKEIAATYCVYNAEECSEKAAAVARGNVIKDVVATVVLAYVGGVSGSEAKPCNSFIPGTEVLMADGTTKPIEDVKTGDKVLTTDPKTGRTTVKTVTAEITGKGLKNLVKITLSIEVDGKKLTASVTATDGHPFWVPELGEWVDATALSVGEQLHASTRVLVRITEVRRWTQLATVYNLTVADVHTYYVVAGAASVLVHNDGGTPDITRIPDLSGLTQTEADGVLTSRGFDLQAISEKYATYRSGDGSKLTIRLGDGRVTRTSVVDPGPNAKNYAQRWDQNGNKTSSHEHGENLGGCK